The proteins below come from a single Campylobacter sp. CCUG 57310 genomic window:
- a CDS encoding Hcp family type VI secretion system effector, which produces MAQPAYIRIEGVSQGLISSGASTEASIGNRYQAGHEDEIMAQEVSHIVNVPTDPQSGQPSGQRVHKPFVFTSSLNKAVPLLYNALTNGERLSNVEIHWFRTSTSGGAEHYFTTKLEDAIITDITLVMPNAQEKNNSDKTELFQVSMNYRKIVWEHVAAGTSGSDDWREGTRNS; this is translated from the coding sequence ATGGCACAACCAGCGTATATAAGGATAGAAGGCGTTTCACAAGGACTTATTTCCAGTGGCGCATCTACAGAAGCAAGTATCGGCAATCGCTACCAAGCAGGACATGAAGATGAGATAATGGCACAAGAAGTGTCTCATATCGTAAATGTTCCAACCGATCCTCAGAGCGGACAACCTTCAGGGCAAAGAGTTCACAAGCCTTTTGTCTTTACTTCGTCGTTAAACAAAGCTGTTCCTTTACTTTATAATGCATTAACAAACGGAGAGAGACTTAGCAATGTTGAAATTCATTGGTTTAGAACATCTACAAGCGGTGGAGCGGAACATTATTTTACAACTAAATTAGAAGACGCCATTATAACAGACATTACTTTGGTTATGCCAAATGCACAAGAGAAAAATAATAGCGATAAAACAGAACTTTTCCAAGTTTCTATGAACTATAGAAAAATAGTTTGGGAGCATGTTGCTGCAGGAACTAGCGGAAGCGATGACTGGAGAGAAGGCACAAGAAATAGCTAA
- the tssC gene encoding type VI secretion system contractile sheath large subunit, which translates to MPKTKVQTPIIESIMQRSRYSKDDESYSVAKRGVAEFISNIVTSENPEEKINKLALDEMIAHIDGLLSKQMDEILHNEQFQQLESTWRGIRFLVERTNFNENTKIVLFDITKEEILDDFEANLDITQSVVYKQVYSHEYGQFGGEPIGAIIGDYQLDKTNSDMTFLNKMSSVSAMSHSPFLTSLSPNFFGLEHYGEMANIKDLKSMLEGPQYTRWRTFRENEDAKYVGLLVTKFLTRSPYLPEDNPIKSFNYKENVEGSHNHMLWGNSAYAFATRLTESFADFRWCGNIIGPKGGGAVKDLPTYLYENYGSVQAKIPTEVLITDRREYELSENGFITLTLRRDSNNAAFFSANSALKPKIFPNTPEGKEAETNFRLGTQLPYIFLISRLAHYLKVLQREEIGTWKERADVERGLNEWLRQYISDQENPPAEVRSRRPFRNARIDVSDIPGEPGWYKIELLARPHFKFMGANFELSLVGKLDKE; encoded by the coding sequence ATGCCAAAAACAAAAGTTCAAACACCGATCATTGAAAGCATTATGCAAAGAAGCAGATATTCAAAGGATGATGAAAGTTATAGTGTCGCAAAAAGAGGAGTTGCTGAATTTATTTCCAACATTGTAACATCTGAAAATCCGGAAGAAAAAATCAACAAGCTTGCTCTTGATGAAATGATAGCCCATATAGACGGTTTGCTTTCAAAGCAAATGGACGAAATACTTCATAATGAACAATTTCAGCAATTAGAGTCGACTTGGAGAGGAATTCGCTTTTTAGTAGAAAGAACAAACTTTAACGAAAATACAAAAATTGTTCTTTTTGATATTACAAAAGAAGAAATTCTTGATGACTTTGAAGCCAATCTGGATATAACTCAAAGTGTTGTTTATAAACAAGTTTATTCTCATGAGTACGGACAGTTCGGCGGTGAGCCTATAGGCGCAATTATAGGCGACTATCAGCTAGACAAAACGAATTCCGATATGACTTTTTTAAATAAAATGTCATCTGTCTCCGCCATGAGCCATTCTCCGTTTTTAACGTCGCTATCACCTAATTTTTTTGGTTTAGAGCATTATGGTGAAATGGCAAACATCAAGGACTTGAAGAGTATGCTTGAAGGACCTCAGTATACAAGATGGAGAACTTTTAGAGAAAACGAAGATGCAAAATATGTAGGTCTTTTAGTTACTAAATTTTTAACTCGCTCTCCATATTTACCGGAAGATAACCCAATAAAAAGCTTTAACTACAAGGAAAATGTCGAAGGCTCGCACAATCATATGCTATGGGGAAATTCAGCCTATGCATTTGCAACAAGGCTTACTGAAAGTTTTGCGGATTTTAGATGGTGCGGAAATATAATAGGGCCAAAAGGAGGTGGAGCCGTTAAGGACCTACCTACATATCTTTATGAAAATTATGGTAGTGTTCAAGCCAAAATTCCAACAGAAGTTTTAATAACAGATAGAAGAGAATATGAACTTTCCGAAAATGGCTTTATAACTCTTACCTTAAGAAGAGATAGCAACAATGCAGCATTTTTCTCTGCAAATTCTGCACTAAAGCCTAAAATTTTTCCAAATACTCCGGAAGGAAAAGAGGCCGAAACAAATTTTAGGCTAGGCACTCAACTTCCTTACATATTTTTGATTTCTCGTCTAGCGCACTACTTAAAAGTATTACAAAGAGAGGAAATAGGAACTTGGAAGGAAAGAGCTGACGTAGAGCGTGGGCTTAATGAATGGCTTAGACAATATATCTCGGATCAGGAAAATCCACCTGCAGAAGTAAGAAGCAGAAGACCTTTTAGAAATGCGAGAATAGATGTAAGCGATATACCCGGAGAGCCTGGATGGTATAAAATAGAACTTCTTGCTAGACCGCATTTTAAATTTATGGGCGCAAATTTTGAACTATCTTTAGTTGGAAAACTCGATAAAGAATAA
- a CDS encoding GPW/gp25 family protein, whose amino-acid sequence MSLSDRVLYVLSDENKDKPYHQDLLKDIKENISVLLNSKLDDCISSSDMGFPDISFFSIDSKDLCQIIGKEIYNLIKKYENRIKIVSMNYDDSLKPWQLTFDIAYVYETDLFKEFNIRVTFRNNRYCEVL is encoded by the coding sequence GTGTCGTTATCAGATAGGGTTTTATATGTTTTAAGCGATGAAAACAAAGACAAGCCCTATCATCAAGATCTACTTAAAGATATTAAAGAAAATATCAGCGTTCTTTTAAATTCAAAGCTTGATGATTGCATAAGTTCAAGCGACATGGGATTTCCCGATATATCTTTTTTTAGCATAGACTCAAAAGACCTTTGCCAAATAATAGGCAAAGAGATATATAATCTTATTAAAAAATATGAAAATAGAATCAAAATTGTTTCTATGAATTATGATGATTCTTTAAAACCATGGCAACTTACATTTGATATTGCATATGTTTATGAAACCGATTTATTTAAAGAATTTAATATAAGAGTTACTTTTCGCAACAATAGATATTGTGAGGTTTTATAG
- the tssK gene encoding type VI secretion system baseplate subunit TssK: MADRLKVVWHNGMNVDKIHFEQQERYFERNINLKTISSFTNLYGVLDLQISNELLEQGKISLKKISVIAQDGSILNAPDEDDLPEPLEVEFDSLASSVIVLKIPVDNLVVDVSLQNSIPNSKFKAKRAIVNSKIHDDANIDVLKDLSDEEDYLLSSAFNQDKENVVLASLKTSLGVLGSKTPYEVEIPICKIQNISSSKQIKLDDKFIPTCLDVSNHSFIRQFLDEMIYTTKQHKETLSSIFKSIDQAKNTLDFATYLSLNMLKKWHLIFSYMSNKQKIHPEYLYEKLIDFQADLMALSNDEKFSGFIAYKHYDLTSTLISLINNIRLLFSKIISPKYTMAHVVTNAHGFFDCIFDNPGIVQSAELFLAVSSDSGTDYLLKNFKDQSKIHTQSNIKNIVASQLKGLNIEQISVIPTTLPRLNGYVYYRLDKKDALFKAFNGESIVSIYVTNNIINPDIRMWAVL, encoded by the coding sequence ATGGCGGATAGACTAAAGGTAGTCTGGCACAATGGAATGAATGTAGATAAAATTCATTTTGAGCAACAAGAGAGATATTTTGAGAGAAATATAAATTTAAAAACCATCTCTTCTTTTACAAATTTATATGGAGTTTTGGATTTACAGATTTCAAATGAGTTGCTTGAGCAGGGCAAAATAAGCTTGAAGAAAATTTCAGTGATAGCTCAAGACGGATCCATTTTGAATGCTCCCGATGAAGATGATTTGCCGGAACCTTTAGAAGTTGAATTTGATTCATTGGCCTCTTCGGTTATAGTTTTGAAGATTCCCGTTGATAATTTAGTTGTGGATGTGAGTTTGCAAAATAGCATACCTAATTCCAAATTTAAAGCCAAGAGAGCGATAGTAAACTCTAAAATACACGATGACGCAAATATTGATGTTTTAAAAGATTTGAGCGATGAAGAAGATTATTTGCTAAGCTCGGCATTTAATCAAGACAAAGAAAATGTTGTTCTTGCAAGCTTAAAAACAAGCTTGGGGGTTTTGGGTAGCAAAACTCCGTATGAAGTTGAAATTCCAATATGCAAAATACAAAATATTAGTTCCAGTAAACAAATTAAGCTTGATGATAAATTTATACCGACTTGTCTTGATGTGAGCAATCATTCATTTATAAGACAATTTTTGGATGAAATGATTTATACTACAAAACAACATAAAGAGACATTATCTAGTATATTTAAAAGTATCGATCAGGCTAAAAATACTTTAGATTTTGCTACATACTTATCACTTAATATGCTAAAGAAATGGCATTTGATTTTTTCATATATGTCAAATAAACAAAAGATTCATCCTGAGTATCTTTATGAAAAATTGATAGACTTTCAGGCTGATTTAATGGCCTTAAGTAATGATGAAAAATTTAGCGGTTTTATAGCTTATAAACACTATGATCTTACTTCAACTCTTATATCCCTCATAAATAATATTAGGCTGCTATTTTCAAAAATCATATCGCCAAAATACACTATGGCTCATGTTGTTACAAACGCCCATGGCTTTTTTGATTGTATATTTGATAATCCGGGGATTGTCCAAAGCGCAGAACTATTTTTGGCTGTTAGCTCGGATAGTGGAACTGATTATTTGCTTAAAAATTTTAAAGATCAATCTAAAATTCATACTCAATCAAATATAAAAAATATAGTTGCATCCCAGCTTAAAGGGCTAAACATTGAACAAATTTCGGTAATACCTACAACTCTTCCTAGACTAAATGGCTATGTTTATTATCGTTTAGACAAAAAAGATGCCTTGTTTAAAGCATTTAACGGAGAGAGTATTGTGAGTATATATGTTACAAACAATATAATAAATCCTGATATAAGAATGTGGGCAGTATTATAA
- a CDS encoding type VI secretion system domain-containing protein, with translation MQLYQEFNQNFQEDEIYIELQDEMSKYKTLAHEKIKWDVVFGNSLYVLQSLSLDTKILNYLSIATVNVDKAENYEIFLKAINFFLKNLKENPKTLGQSDKLLSTKKKILKTTIDFFINEYNQSNLNCKKEIAKLFQKTIGEFEILLECKFENLNLPSDPQVQISQDIKPNSQHIKKPSETYSSKANPSDINHLNDREFRDYFINLATSLLANNISNISSYAVFLEAMWGRIKSLPSHNNHITPIRYPDQNLIISLKDMAEVNVDNIKYFMQNLSLNPFWIEGLRLFCEFFQKNGFAGISKFISDQVKIFLDQNTEILKLKFQDNQDICPQETYDFFANSNKETNSLKNKTKDYKNQSIDQILIDINNENKLNDVKGNLQSMISMAELFTNKNMDSNAKIMYLQIINLIETIELKDYLSDIYKKAKSFCK, from the coding sequence ATGCAACTTTATCAAGAATTTAATCAGAATTTTCAAGAAGATGAAATCTATATTGAGCTTCAAGACGAGATGTCCAAGTACAAAACACTTGCCCATGAAAAAATAAAATGGGATGTAGTTTTTGGAAATTCATTATATGTTTTACAATCTTTATCTCTTGATACAAAAATTCTTAATTATTTATCAATAGCAACCGTAAATGTAGACAAAGCAGAAAACTATGAAATTTTTCTTAAGGCAATAAACTTTTTTTTAAAAAATTTAAAAGAAAACCCTAAAACACTAGGACAATCAGACAAATTGCTCTCAACCAAAAAGAAAATTCTAAAAACTACTATAGATTTTTTTATTAATGAATATAATCAATCAAATTTAAATTGCAAAAAAGAAATAGCCAAGCTTTTTCAAAAGACGATTGGCGAATTTGAAATTTTACTTGAATGCAAATTTGAAAATCTTAATTTACCTTCCGATCCTCAAGTACAAATAAGTCAAGATATAAAGCCAAATTCTCAACATATAAAAAAACCGAGCGAAACATACTCTTCCAAAGCTAATCCTTCAGACATCAACCACCTAAACGATAGAGAATTTAGAGATTATTTTATAAATTTAGCAACAAGCTTACTGGCAAATAACATATCAAATATAAGCTCTTACGCCGTATTTTTAGAAGCTATGTGGGGAAGAATCAAATCTCTTCCTTCTCATAATAACCATATAACGCCCATTAGATATCCTGATCAAAATTTAATAATATCACTAAAAGATATGGCGGAAGTTAATGTTGATAATATAAAATATTTTATGCAAAATTTGTCTTTAAATCCTTTTTGGATAGAAGGGCTTAGACTCTTTTGTGAATTTTTTCAAAAAAACGGCTTTGCAGGTATATCAAAATTTATATCAGATCAAGTAAAAATATTTTTAGATCAAAATACAGAAATATTAAAATTAAAATTTCAAGACAATCAAGACATATGCCCGCAAGAGACTTATGATTTTTTCGCAAATTCGAATAAAGAAACAAATAGTTTAAAAAATAAAACCAAAGACTATAAAAACCAATCCATCGATCAAATTTTAATAGACATAAACAATGAAAACAAGCTAAATGATGTAAAAGGAAATTTACAATCCATGATATCAATGGCAGAACTATTTACAAATAAAAATATGGATAGTAACGCCAAAATTATGTATTTGCAAATAATAAATTTAATAGAAACAATTGAACTTAAAGATTATTTATCAGATATTTATAAAAAAGCGAAATCTTTTTGTAAGTAA
- the icmH gene encoding type IVB secretion system protein IcmH/DotU, giving the protein MQNQDNQTSILFESRLQGLGINQALDSILPLLLLANRMSKIQNMSQSEMVNLKERLTNDILSISSRLASLKIYDEDDITRLRYCLCVFIDESLMKNEIFMNSFWANNTLTIRLFNENLGGNKFFGIMDKWFENPTKNKDFLEVVYVCLILGYRGKYDLQDDCNEKISYLCESIAAAITPLIKSDEEIMFQKAYTSSSKDSALSRFDFKNSKIIATAIGLLIIIASFVYSLYSLDKQNLKTNVSINNKIDSFMKDSNSTL; this is encoded by the coding sequence ATGCAAAATCAAGATAATCAAACCTCTATATTGTTTGAAAGCAGACTGCAGGGATTGGGTATAAATCAAGCACTAGATAGTATTTTGCCTCTTTTGCTTCTTGCAAATAGGATGTCTAAAATTCAAAATATGTCTCAATCGGAGATGGTAAATTTAAAAGAAAGATTGACAAATGATATATTGAGTATAAGCTCAAGGCTTGCCAGTTTAAAAATTTACGATGAAGATGATATAACTCGCCTTAGATATTGTCTTTGTGTATTTATAGATGAAAGTTTAATGAAAAATGAAATTTTTATGAATAGTTTTTGGGCTAACAATACACTTACCATTAGACTTTTTAACGAAAATTTAGGCGGAAATAAATTTTTTGGAATAATGGATAAGTGGTTTGAAAACCCTACTAAAAATAAGGATTTTTTAGAAGTCGTTTATGTATGTTTAATTCTTGGCTATAGAGGCAAATATGATTTGCAGGATGATTGTAATGAAAAAATAAGTTATCTTTGTGAGAGTATAGCCGCGGCTATTACCCCATTAATTAAAAGCGATGAAGAGATAATGTTTCAAAAAGCATACACCTCTTCAAGTAAAGATAGTGCATTGAGTCGATTTGATTTTAAAAATTCTAAAATAATTGCTACTGCAATCGGACTTTTAATAATAATTGCTTCTTTTGTTTATTCTTTATATTCTCTTGATAAGCAGAATTTAAAAACTAATGTAAGCATTAATAATAAAATAGATAGTTTTATGAAAGACTCAAATTCTACTTTATAA
- the tssJ gene encoding type VI secretion system lipoprotein TssJ, with product MIKKVILSVFVALFFSACGKLSVGVNNTPNSNFNHRGDNVPITVILYQLKDIKKFQEATEMELLEREDEILGRDKIDSIKLQIEPEADVSILNIDKQEVPYVGILVLYADQNKTKIKEFKKTAEIKSDYLVFKITDKDIKALGAKSLSVKINQKAK from the coding sequence ATGATTAAAAAAGTAATTTTATCTGTTTTTGTAGCATTATTTTTTAGTGCTTGCGGAAAGTTGAGCGTCGGCGTTAATAATACGCCAAATTCAAATTTTAATCACCGTGGTGATAATGTCCCGATTACTGTCATACTTTATCAATTGAAAGATATTAAAAAATTTCAAGAGGCCACAGAGATGGAACTTCTTGAAAGAGAAGATGAAATTTTGGGCAGGGACAAAATAGACTCTATTAAGCTTCAAATAGAGCCTGAAGCGGATGTTTCGATTTTGAATATAGACAAGCAAGAGGTGCCTTATGTGGGAATCCTTGTTCTTTATGCGGATCAAAATAAGACAAAAATTAAAGAATTCAAAAAAACTGCAGAAATAAAGTCAGATTATTTAGTATTTAAGATTACCGATAAAGATATCAAAGCATTGGGAGCTAAAAGTCTAAGTGTAAAAATTAATCAAAAGGCTAAATGA
- the tssB gene encoding type VI secretion system contractile sheath small subunit, with translation MADNSIAPKERINITYKTKTNNQEADVELPLKVMVMSNLTGHNEKPVEEREVVSINKINFDQVMEKMDIKTNFSVKNKLGIGSEEINVDLKISNMKDFSPDNIAKQIPEINKLIELRKALIALKGPMGNIPDFRKAVLEALKNNETKEKLLLEIKNTQDQEQKD, from the coding sequence GTGGCAGATAATTCTATAGCTCCAAAAGAGCGTATAAACATAACCTACAAAACAAAAACCAATAATCAAGAGGCAGATGTTGAGCTTCCGCTAAAAGTTATGGTCATGTCAAATTTAACAGGGCACAATGAAAAACCTGTAGAAGAAAGAGAAGTTGTTTCAATAAACAAAATAAACTTTGATCAAGTAATGGAAAAAATGGATATCAAAACAAATTTCTCAGTAAAAAACAAGCTTGGTATAGGTAGCGAAGAGATAAATGTGGACTTAAAAATATCAAATATGAAAGATTTTTCCCCCGACAATATAGCCAAACAAATCCCTGAGATAAACAAGTTAATAGAGCTAAGAAAGGCTTTGATTGCCCTAAAAGGACCTATGGGAAATATACCTGATTTTAGAAAAGCGGTTTTGGAGGCTCTAAAAAATAACGAAACAAAAGAAAAACTACTCCTAGAAATCAAAAATACGCAAGATCAAGAGCAAAAGGACTGA